accgaaaacgggttgcgaattgatgacatgtcaaagattgtactgaaaagtaaaacagataaatgttaatgactattttaaaatatttaataagatataaagtttggacttttactttataaataatcgctcccactgttttgacattttcactaccctctagtgaaaacgggaaacactttcctcagtaggtacgtaaggtccaattagcgaattgtgatcccgaataatatcggccatcacaactcccaaaaggtagtttccaattgcatcgccatgcaaccctctacgtatacttttgtctcacgtttgattaggacccaataatatgacgtcgttcatctttacgtgtcaagcctaacccatcgatattgaaccttaatggacggtcgccatgagttccctcaataatatgagccgaaatcatgggagttccacgtagttcacatcaccatgtcaatggatgtcacagctttccggcacccagggccccctcaataatatgagccgagccccgagtacgggtagcgttcatcatgcatccattgtcgatggaagacaaggaaattataaacaaatttataattccccttttcggacttgatattaattttgaatcttattcaaaatgagggtttttaattttgaaaggtctcatcattaattttattttaaaagctcgccatgtttgatcgtatgtttgccggattcatgcaactttgttattataataataataacgcacatactcattatttataacatatcatgcatatattataaatagaaaacaatacaaggatgatcaattgtcccaacactaatggcccgtgtgagccaaacacgggcctaggtccaatcctagggtaaatgcaagggatgcaatgcaactaaactattacattagcatcctatattacatgtcttcgatcttcataatcaccaaggccaccatcttccaatcttgatcttcccctattctaatatttacaattaaatatccatggcacatagggatacatctcatggggtgggaacgggccataaaccaagcccacttaataaattgataattattacaatcattcaacacaaatatcctagcatacacctagcaaattgggcttgggcttttgatcatccttcatgcacaatatcatatatcatacaccatcaattaattatcactataattaattgatccaatattatgtatcttgaaccaatcactaaccgccacaattataaattaaattaacaaagtatacaaacccctttgtctactttcaaattaatttatttataattgaatttcttataaatcacaatttactataaataattaaagtcccacttcaattatttattttatgaaaaatatatatgcaacatttgtaattttaaacttaagggcccaaaactcatttttcaccaaaaatactttggcccatttaaaattcacaaattatgttggccatccaatggcccaacatctcaaggcccatgacactaagattatccaaaacacttttggaaaccctagtcgtcaccgccgtcgccggagctccgtcgccggattccggcaacaccaaaaaaaaatttttttttttattaaaaccgaatTTTCCGGGCAGCCCGTAGGCTGCccgaacatgctgcccgaaataattcgggcagcccgaaattttttttttttgttttgcttgtaaaaatttcggccttcacaaatttttgcacaaaaaatttcaagcggttagaaatcgatactcaacataatataacgtaaatatagcacaaaatccgtaaccttagctcggataccacttgaaagcggaccggttacgggggccggaaacacaacggaagcgaaaatttaaaattttagagcaaattttcggcccccttaagatatttgtgcaatatttacaaaaacttaaaaccatgcataggaggtaagaaaaatatacctatcaacttagcaaagttgatgtatggctccaatcaAGTTGTGAACAACTTGACTCTTCtaggttgaagatctacaagcctccaacacctttcttttcttcaaaaataaggcccaccactcacaaggtaaaccccctcaaaaattgcactagaaaagtttgaggatttttcaaagagaaagaatttttgtctccaaaatgaagaacaaaacttgagagaaaatgagagaaaaattggtgtagaatttcggccaagtgaggttGAAGAGTGagagggagactagcctaggttgttgtgtaaagttgtctctcaaaagttgcatgcttttggaattttttattaaaaagtaatcaacaacctttcacctcccaagcatgcaaaccctagcatgtctcacttatattatatggtttttaacacattaaaaaccatagactaaattttattatctcaaacacatttgagattaattaaatattacttgatttcactcaagtctcactagttaaataattatttaaattgagctctactagactcaatattatttaattaattcaacacttgaattaatttaattatttagactctactaggtccactagtgtttaattaattcaacacttgaattaatttaatttagtctccaataatgttcatgaaaatcacaattttcaactacattatttacttggccaaattttaatcttaggaacacttccataaattaaaatttatatttctctcttagaagtcatacttctatttttcttaacgcttataaacacatttataagccgttcaacactttgaactattttacttctcttcgggatttacaaagcaagtacttgtgtggccctcaatggttcattgatacaactagccgtgggttcacatctcaatgtgattcggactaaacatgtccttattcgagcataccccaattgctccattcttacttatcaactccttgatagtaagaacgtcagaactcaagtctgatagtacccaaccaatcacgttaaacgcctagcagcatcgcttacgtgattccctaggtatcacatgatagtgcctgcaagaaccattcaattatggttagcgtacagtacggtcccttcaactcatatatcccgaccgattcgacaactattggtttatcgagagttgtcaatgaatcgatactatgtgtcatgttgtggttgcatcgatggtgtaatctatgaaacccctttcataattaccaccatactctgatcagagatttcaacccacatatacatgaaaaacacataggatatccatacccgtaggtaagcggtgaatccccgactacaatgcatcgactcctatatgtttcgccgtaacacccaaccttgccacctaatgaccccataagagtcggtaaacaagtcaaagtgaaacgctagcacatagagtctcaatgttgtcccgggtcataaggactaattctgtacaaccataaaccaggacttttccactcgataagtgagaaccacttggaaagtccttttatggagggttgttcagtgcactctacaaggagcacctatctgcatgttcggacatcacaatgtcccctaccaatgaaacatggtactcacatcgcagatactagtctctaactcgagcggcctttatccttcttagtggcggctgaatcgactaggaacggtttagaatatacagtattccaaatatgagtttcatgatactcatcatatgagcatctcatattctttctactatttgtatattcaaggactttatctatgcaactagcatgggtataaagataaagatgcgccaaattaataaattgaaatattattaaaataaagatcgtttatacaaagagtttcattgtgaacagtcggccaacacttgactcgacgtgcacctactctaacacgccCACCGACCTCCGGCCGACTACCCTCGCCGCCGACCACCACGCAGGTGCCGGACGACCATCCCTCCTCCTGTCGGTCGGCCGACCGCTTCCATCGCAAAAGTGGAAGGATAATTTTGTCAATTCATTAAAAGATTCTTAATTATCTGATTCTaataatcataccaaacataatattattttatcattatatattatatttctatttcaattattttttttttatcatttatctcatcatcattttataattttatcttCCAATCAAAAGTAGTCTTATTACATAGACATGTTATGGCTCGACCAGAAATAAACTAGGTTTTCACcgtaaaatgaaaaatatatatatgtatgtacacATTAATAGAACTCTCCAAAAACAAGAAAGCGAAGGGTGGAGTGGATGGctcaattattgaaaaaaaagtatcacttttatTAACTTTGAAACATGAAATAATTCTCGATTAAACTTttgaatattaaaaaatatatactttGACATGGTCAGTTCCAAAACACTACACTTTTTAGAATTGTACCGACCATAGGATTCATGACACATGGTGTGTGCTTTTGAAAATGAGTAGCATCCCAAAGTGTAGATCCAATGAGCCAAATTGAGTAACGTCTATATTTATTGAGcaagacgaatctcttatttgatgatatataaaaaaatatttatcactttttaaatcaaaattattgttttgcaATGCAAAAAAAACCCGTCTAAGATTAAAAGCACTCAAACATCGACGAAATATGATAAACAAATAAGATGATCTTGATTAAAAATAAGATCGAAGCCGCGCGTTTAGAATTGATTTTCGCTTTCAAATAGTTAAAAGCTCAATATGGGGGGGAGATAAGAAAAAGAACTTGAAAAAGAGTTGGTGAATATGGATAACAAGCAATCTCTATTATGGACCACACAAACTGAGAATTAATAGTTGCCACTTTCATAATGAAAAGTCTAGAATATACAACATGATGCCCCGTGGCCTCTGAATGTTGCCTACGTTTGGAGGTAATTAAGGTAATAAAAGCAtttcaatattttaatattgattttcagccaaaatatataataaaataaaatgaaaaaaattccaGGACTTTGGCCCAAGGGAGAAAACTGGAGTCCGGATTTGTACATGGCCCAATACTCTGACATCAGCCAGAAAAAGCCCATAATTGAAATGGGCTTTAGTTCGAGCCCAGCAACGATAAAGGGTTGAAAAAAAGTCACGCGCCCACCGTGGGGCTCGAACCCACGACCACAAGGTTAAGAGCCTTGCGCTCTACCAACTGAGCTAGACGGGCTTCTTGCcatggttatttaatttaattatttaaacaataaaatattgatttgCAGTTGTTTGCCGCCTTGAATACGTTCGATACCCGATAGATACATCATTGTTCATGAATCGACGGGGATATTCATTTTTGTTGTTAGCAATAATCGTTCGTGGGTCTTGACCCGACCCGTAGAACGATTCAGAAACTTGAAAATGACAGTCCATAACAACCATTTTTCAACATGAATTGTTTAAATTTTTGAAGTTAATGATCACTGTAACTGACAAAGCTTTTGACAATAATGGATTCTCCAAAAATTGCTCTTATTGATTTACAGAGTAAGGATATATATACACTTGTATATGATCTAATCGACATATCATTtgcaatcacaaataaataaaattgatttaCTAGCCTAATCATTGTACAGTTGATACAAATAAGAAAATTAACTACTTTCTTTTTACAATAACTTGTGGACAAAAagttgtgtgagacgatctcacgggtcatattttatcAGACAGGATCatctattaaaaaatattactttttatgcaaaTAATACTCtttatcgtgaatatcggtagggttgatttgtctcataaataaaaattcgtgagaccgtctcacaagaaacctattCTAACTAGTGTCTCTTGTGCAAACAAGATATTTgtgaaaaagttttaaaataaaaaaattatatagattatttttatatgattttagtttttataataataataataatattatgatGATAAATTTACTATAATAAACTTTTTTCTTTGAATAATGAAAGTTAAATCAAATAAAGATAGATTTGACATCGAATAAAAAGACACCAAAATTtgttaattttataatatataagtcTCAAGTTTAATAATGTAGTACAGATGATGTAGATTATTACATGACATTTCTGTCCTCCGAAACCTTATTTTTTTCCTCGAACAAAAATCATGACAAGATGGAGAAGCCCGACGCCTTGATTTCCTTCGATGAGGATTGTGTTGGCCTGCGACACAGATTATTACATCCAACTTTCTCCTATTCACAAAACAAGCAAACATCACAGACATCGTTTGGCTCATGAATGAGACGACgtatgatataaaatatagaGACGATAAATCAACATAATTGGATATGATAATAGTGTATGACACTAATCCTTCATAATACTTGGGCAAGACAAAGTAAAAAtgaatacatacatacatacatatatacacacacacacactactaCAAATTGCGAATCTCAGGTTTTCAACATTCCTTAAAAATTTCTAACACTAAAAATATCCATATTCGAAATATTAAGGGGAAAAAGGATTTAATACCTCGACGTTGTCATACTCGTAGCGAACATTAAAGACGCATGTGCAGCAGCTCTCGTCATGTGATCTCTTTTCGATTCCAGTGACATGAGCGTCAACATAAAGTGCATGATATTCGTTGACCTGGGAATCGACATTAAAAGGCCGAAGTTAAAAAGCCTGTTTCGAGGCACAACTTGAAGGGTAAGAGAAGAGCAGTACCCTGTAGCAGAGAACTTGATCCCCGACATTAACACTGTCGCATTCGGTAGGAACTAAAGGAATCGACCGCTCCCTTATTGCCCTGTCAGCGCTCACCCATTCGTCTTCCTCTCTGTCAAAACCCGCAAATCTCACACGAACCATCTGTCATGTTGACAGGGAATACTTAGAATAGCTTCACTACCAACAATCTTGTCATAGGAATGGAAACCAAGAAACGTGGAGGAAAAAGTAGAAATTAAACAATGAAATCAGaaaaaaggagaaaaaaaaagaagctaTGTTTTCACAAGAACAGATCCCCTCCATGACGAATTCAAATATATGACGGAAATCAAAGGGAAAATCATGGCAGGTAAATGGAAAACAATACGAAAGAAAAGTGAAAGGATCTTACAAGCTCCCCGGAGTTGAGAACTCTGAAATTGAGGAAATACGCAACGTCGAACCTAAGAAACGGGGAAAGGATGCTGCGTCAAGTTGCCATAACCATAATGATGTAACAAAGTCgcaaaataacaaaaattaagGTCTACAAATCATACAAAAACCAGCAAGACAATATTTTAACGATGCTGAGTTGTTTAAAGGAATATTAAAAGATCAGAGGATGATTAAGCAGAATCGGATTTAATTAATGCTCACCAAGCATAATCTTTTGCTGATCTAGCTTCAAACATCAAGTTTGGTAACTCCACAGCTGCTTCACTGATAGAAATTGTTGATACTGGCAAGAAATTGCATAAGCTATTATAGCCCAAGCAATCACATGTGAACTATCGACATGCACGACACTGACACTAAATAACATCCATTTCTTGTATTAACAGAACACTTGAAATGAAAAAATTAACCAAATACTGTTAAAAATACTCGATTTTGTTATGTATCTTACTTTTTTTGCTAACACTTCACCTTGTACATCTTCCAGCTCTGGATGTAACGAATCATATAGAAtgacttcttctttttttcattTCTACAATCACAAACCATATATTTTGCAGTAAAAGAAGGCGACCTTTACCTCTTCTTTTAACTGGTAAAGCCCTAGGAGAAGCCAAAGTTTTATCCGGAGAAAAGGACGGAGTAGCTTTAACTGCCAAAGTACTCTGTTTATCTCGAAACCAGCTTCGCACCTGAATATAAGAATATTAACAGCCTGAGCCAAAACGATTAGATATTATAACAACAAAAATGATAAACAAAGAGTTTAGAACAAACACCTGCTCCCATTTTACTGGAAATTTTTCCGAACGGTAAACTGAATGACTGCATAAAATGAACAGCGCCATAATTTAGTGCAAGTGTGCAGTCTCCTTACTGTTGTTAGGATGAATTGGAGTGCAAGAAAAACTTCTAAAACCAAAAGACCTAACTAAAAATGTCCAGGGCATACACTGTGAACCATCCAGAATAAAATAGACATTACGGAAGAATAAAGCATACCTAAATTTGGTGGCAAGCTCTTGGCAGAAACTTTGACTGATAAATTTGTCACACATTTCTTTAAATAAGTTCTCCATTTCCATGATCtatttcaagaaaatgaaaAGCCGTCATCATTGAGAAACTTCAACAACAAGAAACAAATATTTGATATGTGAAGGGTGCCAGTGTTTTAAGGGGGGATGCAGTAGGAGGTGAGCAAGTCAGGAACACCCTtctcaaataaaaaaatcaaatttcttgTGCAATTATGTAAACTCCAGATTATATTTAACGTTCACCTCAATTAAAGTATTCGATCGACAACTGATTGATTTCCAGTATCATTGTAAAAATTATTCGGATTCAGGCACATAAAACAAAAATGCAGCACATTTATTTCACAAAAAAAATCCCGGAAAACCAGATAATCATAAACCAGAAAAACACATCAAAAACTATTTCATACAGGCAATTAGGCGTTGAAGTAGTTTGTTAACATTTCACAGAAATCAAAAACTATTACTTGAAGTGACTATAACATGGTAAGAGATTAAAACTGAAAATTCACCAATAATTTATCCACGCCAAAACCGAGTAAAGATCAAATCTTTAACGGTATACTGAAAAATCACCGATAATTGGTCCCCACCAAAACGGAGTAAAGATCAAATCTTTAACGGTAATTTAACCCCGCCAAAACCGAATAAAGATCAATTCTTTAACAGTAAAACTGAAAACTAACTGATAATTTATCCATGCCAAAACCTATTAAATATCAAATCTTTATCGGTAAACTGAAAAATCACCAATCATTCAAATCTTTACGGTAAATATACGACACAGAATCAAAGGACAAGGAAAACACGATACTTAGAAAGACTTCTTTAGAAACTGCATTGACGATCCAAGAAATAACCACATTGTTATTTCGAATCCAAGATTGCAACAGATTCAGATCGGAGTAATCAGGCTTAGTGATTGAGCCATCAGGCAATTTAATCAACTCCGATGAGTTGACAAGGAGACAAAGCTGGAAAGTGTTATTCCtactgataccatgttaagagaTGAGAGGATAATCTGGGAGAAAATATTTCTCTGTATTATTTTGAATTCAATCTGTACAACGAGTTTATATACAAAACCAATCGGCGTGTAAAAAAGTAAGACTATTGCCAACTTAAATAAAATCGCCTGCTAAGCTTATAATCAGAATTCCTATACAAAATTTGTCACAGAATCAGCAAATCAATAGATTTGCTCGagtaatcatcaatgaacgagtaGTTTTCTTGCTTTATATACCCATCAAATGAGATATCAAGAATccttttttctttctttaaaaCCCACAAAATCATAGACcaaaaaacaaaccaaaaactcTTCAATCAGCCATTGATGCAGATTGTTAACATTTCAGAGAACGGAAACAGAGTTATTAATCGGATTAGCATCGAAATCAATGAAAATGGAAAACCACTGAAAGGTTTGCAGCCACTAACTAAAAGGCGTGTAAAGATGAAATCTTTCAGATTAGCAAATGAAAATTAAGCAACTCTGACTGAAGTTACCTCAGATAAAGTAAACTCAAATTCATCGTCTTCCATATCCATTATCTCAAATTCATCATTTACCTCCATCTTTTCTCCCTCTTTACACACAGGGAATGGGATTTCtttttctctcttcttttctttctGGTCTTTTTGAGAGGAGAACGAGTGAAGTGAGTGGTACTCTGCAGTGAGATCGGTACGGTTGCCTagattttacaataaaaaagtgtgttaaattttttaattctgAAACCAAAcgcatttaatattatttttcatttatttttattttagagATAAAAACAAAACCACGATTTTTACAAAGAAAATGGGATTCTttctaataaaaataaaaaaaaataaaaaagatagCAGGTCAATTGTTATTACAAAACATACAAGGTTTGGAGATACAATATTGGGCCAAATATTTGGGCTTCAGACAAAATGAATCAAAAGTACACTTGTTAAAAGATTCTTCCACTTGTCCCATCAACTAGCGGACAACCTGAAGGATTGGACCGGGTTGAATCGGGAAATGGTAAAGTTGTACCCGACCCGGTGGCAATCCTagataatattattttgtttaaatttttttttttttttgaggggATAGAATTTGAACATGCAAAACTTGAAGGGGGATAGATTCTAGCATATAGTGGACGTGGATGAATGGGGGCCAAATGTAGAGGGAGTCATCCACTAACCcaccattttgaattatgtccTCATATT
The nucleotide sequence above comes from Primulina eburnea isolate SZY01 unplaced genomic scaffold, ASM2296580v1 ctg502_ERROPOS157194, whole genome shotgun sequence. Encoded proteins:
- the LOC140821272 gene encoding protein SAWADEE HOMEODOMAIN HOMOLOG 1-like, producing MEVNDEFEIMDMEDDEFEFTLSEIMEMENLFKEMCDKFISQSFCQELATKFSHSVYRSEKFPVKWEQVRSWFRDKQSTLAVKATPSFSPDKTLASPRALPVKRRVSTISISEAAVELPNLMFEARSAKDYAWFDVAYFLNFRVLNSGELMVRVRFAGFDREEDEWVSADRAIRERSIPLVPTECDSVNVGDQVLCYRVNEYHALYVDAHVTGIEKRSHDESCCTCVFNVRYEYDNVEEKVGCNNLCRRPTQSSSKEIKASGFSILS